The following proteins are co-located in the Tistrella bauzanensis genome:
- a CDS encoding DUF6165 family protein produces the protein MRLKIDVSPGEVIDKLVILSIKAAHIDAADKLAHVRREMAALEEVVGPVIRGHDALPPLIAELREINQALWDIEDALRVHEHEADFGPDFIARARLVYQTNDRRAAVKAKINDLLGSDIAEQKAYSV, from the coding sequence TTGAGGCTCAAGATCGACGTATCCCCCGGCGAGGTGATCGACAAGCTGGTCATCCTGTCGATCAAGGCGGCGCATATCGATGCGGCCGACAAGCTGGCGCATGTCCGGCGCGAGATGGCGGCGCTGGAGGAGGTGGTGGGGCCGGTGATCCGGGGCCACGACGCCCTGCCGCCCCTGATCGCCGAACTGCGCGAGATCAACCAGGCGCTTTGGGACATCGAGGATGCCTTGCGCGTGCATGAGCATGAGGCCGATTTCGGTCCTGACTTCATCGCCCGTGCCCGCCTGGTCTACCAGACCAATGACCGCAGGGCGGCGGTGAAGGCGAAGATCAACGATCTGCTCGGCAGCGATATCGCCGAGCAGAAGGCCTATTCGGTCTGA
- a CDS encoding acetate/propionate family kinase, whose amino-acid sequence MTATPANRSSADQVSANQASPTERLIITVNAGSSSLKFGVVQMSDMVEIGRAEVEMIGTLKGPSANGRGVHLDDIGNPPEGLADHAGLTAWALGRITDIVHHLGEVVAVGHRVVHGGASFSAPVLIDDAVIEALSRLTALAPNHQPHNLSGIAATRRLWPDLPQVACFDTAFHRTQPRLAQLMPIPRELSDDGILRYGFHGLSYTHIASVLPDYAGDRADGRVIVAHLGHGASLCGMQGRRSVATTMGFTALDGLMMGKRAGSIDPGVVLHLIRDRGMSAAEVDRMLNARSGLLGVSGISADMRVLEASDDPKAEEAMALFAYRAAREAGSIAVVLGGLDVLVFTAGIGRHSAQMRARIAGYLAFMGAVIDPAANAAHGPVISAPDSRVLVLALDTDEEAVIARETARLVFA is encoded by the coding sequence ATGACCGCGACGCCCGCCAACCGGTCATCCGCCGATCAGGTATCCGCCAATCAGGCATCCCCCACGGAACGGCTGATCATCACCGTCAATGCCGGCTCGTCGAGCCTGAAATTCGGCGTGGTGCAGATGTCGGACATGGTCGAGATCGGCCGTGCCGAGGTGGAGATGATCGGCACGCTGAAGGGGCCGTCGGCCAATGGCCGCGGCGTGCATCTCGACGATATCGGCAACCCGCCCGAAGGATTGGCCGACCATGCCGGGCTCACCGCCTGGGCGCTGGGGCGGATCACCGACATCGTCCATCATCTGGGCGAGGTGGTGGCGGTGGGCCATCGCGTGGTCCATGGCGGTGCCAGCTTCTCGGCGCCGGTGCTGATCGACGATGCGGTGATCGAGGCGCTGAGCCGGCTGACGGCCCTGGCGCCCAATCATCAGCCGCATAATCTGTCGGGCATCGCCGCCACCCGCCGACTGTGGCCGGATCTGCCGCAGGTCGCCTGTTTCGACACCGCCTTTCACCGCACGCAACCTCGCCTGGCCCAGTTGATGCCGATCCCGCGTGAGCTGTCGGATGACGGCATCCTGCGCTATGGCTTCCACGGCCTGTCCTATACCCACATCGCCTCGGTCCTGCCCGACTATGCGGGCGACCGTGCCGACGGCCGGGTGATCGTGGCGCATCTGGGGCACGGCGCCAGCCTGTGCGGCATGCAGGGGCGGCGGTCGGTGGCGACCACCATGGGGTTCACGGCACTCGATGGCCTGATGATGGGCAAGCGTGCCGGCAGCATCGATCCGGGGGTGGTGCTGCACCTGATCCGCGACCGCGGCATGAGCGCCGCCGAAGTCGACCGGATGCTGAATGCCCGGTCGGGGCTGCTGGGCGTGTCGGGGATTTCCGCCGATATGCGGGTGCTGGAGGCATCGGACGATCCGAAGGCCGAGGAGGCGATGGCGCTGTTCGCCTATCGCGCCGCGCGCGAGGCGGGGTCGATCGCCGTGGTGCTGGGCGGATTGGACGTGCTGGTCTTCACCGCCGGCATCGGCCGCCACTCGGCGCAGATGCGGGCGCGGATCGCCGGATATCTGGCATTCATGGGGGCGGTGATCGACCCGGCGGCCAATGCGGCCCATGGCCCGGTGATTTCGGCACCCGACAGCCGGGTTCTGGTCCTGGCCCTGGACACCGATGAAGAGGCGGTGATCGCGCGCGAGACCGCGCGTCTCGTGTTTGCATGA
- a CDS encoding bifunctional enoyl-CoA hydratase/phosphate acetyltransferase — MLRIANRTFDDIRTGDDAVLVHEAGASLVDRLGTMALDIDPAHVDPALAADAGFRGTTALGALPGLLIDLLIAAELPGPGAEVLTSRLDRLCPVVAGETLTARVVVTAIAADRRLTLACTVSGAGGRMVAEGHAEVRAGAVRVDRPYVMAPGAAIAAAVAAAPENRPVYRHLLAMTAELPPIATAVIHPVDTNSIEGALDAAAVGLILPILVGPEAKIRAAAEACGRSLAGIRIIDQPHSHAAAERAVLLVREGEAAALMKGALHTDEVMSAAVDKACGLRTARRMSHVFALDVPAYPKPLFVTDAAINIYPNLDAKRDIVQNAIDLVRALGTDRPKVAILSAIETVYPPIASTVEAAALCKMADRGQITGGVLDGPLAFDNAVSKAAARAKGIVSEVAGDADILVTPDLEAGNMVAKQLIHLAGAEAAGLVLGARVPIMLTSRADGPAARLASAALAQIFVHRGARP; from the coding sequence ATGCTCAGAATCGCCAACCGCACATTCGACGACATCCGCACCGGCGATGACGCGGTGCTGGTCCACGAAGCCGGCGCGTCGCTGGTCGACCGCCTGGGCACGATGGCGCTGGACATCGACCCCGCCCATGTCGACCCCGCCCTTGCCGCCGATGCCGGCTTCAGGGGCACGACGGCGCTGGGGGCCCTGCCGGGCCTGCTGATCGACCTGCTGATCGCGGCCGAACTGCCGGGGCCCGGTGCCGAGGTGCTGACCTCGCGGCTCGACCGGCTGTGCCCGGTGGTGGCGGGTGAAACCCTGACCGCGCGGGTGGTGGTGACCGCCATTGCCGCCGACCGCCGTCTGACGCTGGCCTGTACCGTCTCGGGCGCCGGCGGCCGGATGGTGGCCGAAGGTCACGCCGAGGTGCGGGCAGGGGCGGTCCGGGTCGACCGTCCCTATGTCATGGCGCCGGGGGCGGCGATCGCGGCCGCGGTGGCGGCGGCGCCCGAGAACCGGCCGGTCTATCGCCATCTGCTGGCGATGACCGCCGAGCTGCCGCCGATCGCGACCGCCGTGATCCATCCGGTCGATACCAATTCGATTGAAGGCGCGCTGGATGCGGCGGCGGTCGGGTTGATCCTGCCGATCCTGGTCGGCCCCGAAGCGAAGATCAGGGCCGCGGCCGAGGCCTGCGGCCGCAGCCTGGCCGGCATCCGGATCATCGATCAGCCCCACAGCCATGCCGCGGCCGAGCGCGCGGTTCTGCTGGTGCGCGAGGGCGAGGCGGCGGCGCTGATGAAGGGCGCGCTGCACACCGACGAAGTGATGTCGGCGGCGGTCGACAAGGCGTGTGGCCTGCGCACCGCGCGGCGGATGAGCCATGTCTTCGCTCTGGACGTGCCGGCCTATCCCAAGCCGCTGTTCGTCACCGACGCGGCGATCAACATCTATCCCAACCTGGATGCCAAGCGCGACATCGTCCAGAACGCCATCGATCTGGTCAGGGCACTCGGCACCGACCGGCCCAAGGTCGCGATCCTGTCGGCGATCGAAACCGTCTATCCGCCGATCGCCTCGACCGTCGAGGCGGCGGCGCTGTGCAAGATGGCCGATCGCGGCCAGATCACCGGCGGTGTGCTCGACGGTCCGCTCGCCTTCGACAATGCGGTCTCGAAAGCGGCGGCCCGCGCCAAGGGCATCGTCTCGGAGGTGGCCGGCGATGCCGACATCTTGGTCACCCCCGATCTTGAGGCCGGCAACATGGTCGCCAAACAGCTGATCCATCTGGCCGGGGCCGAGGCGGCCGGGCTGGTGCTTGGCGCGCGGGTGCCGATCATGCTGACCAGCCGCGCCGACGGCCCGGCCGCCCGGCTGGCCTCGGCGGCACTCGCCCAGATCTTCGTTCATCGTGGAGCACGGCCATGA